GTTAAGCGCAGCTCTTGTATATGCATCTGTGTTATTGCATCGAGATCGCTTATTACGTCTTTGTACTTTATATATAGGAATGATACAGGGAGAAATCTTAGTAGCGTTTATCTTTCGTAAGCTGCATTTTCCGTATGAACTTGGCAGTTTGCAGTTTTTTGATAGTATCGCTGTTTCTACGCTATTTGTAGCTATTTTATTTTTGATTACGAAAGTCTCTGCCCTTACTGGGCAATTTAGAAAAAAACATGTAAAAGAAAGGCAAGGATAATACATGACTGAATATACACCAGCCATTTTGTGTGGCGTTATTGCGGGAACAATCACAAGAATCTTTATGCTTCGTACAGATACGAGGCAATATCCTACTCGTCTGCATGGGAAAATTATTCACATTGCGATGGGGTTAATTGCAGCCGCTCTTGGGGCGATTGCGATTCCATCTATTTTGAAGAAAGATTTTTCAGCAATTACATTTCTAACATTAGCGGCATCACAATTTCGAGACGTGCGAAATATGGAACGAAATACATTGCAACAATTAGATGGATATGAGCTTGTACCGCGCGGGCATACGTATATTGAAGGGATTGCGTTAGTATTTGAAAGCCGCAATTATTTAGCGATGTTAACATCGTTTGTAACAACCCTCACTTATATCGGATTTCGTTCATGGGTAGCTGGCATCATCGCTGGTATCGTGTGTTTCTTTATTGCTAAAATATTAATGTCAGGCAAAAGGTTGCGTGATCTTGTCGAGATTGAGCATGTGCCACTTCGATTTGAAGGGGTGGGACTGTATATCGATAACATTTATATGATGAATATTGGGTTGCCAGCGAGGCAAGAAGAAATTATGAAGTATGGAATGGGGTTTATTTTAAAGCCAAAATCGATTGATGCAAGAGTTACAATTTCTAATCTTGGACAAAGGCAAGCGATATTACATGACGTTTCGGTAGCGCTAGGTATATTTAGAGATTCCGGAACGCCTGCTTTAGTGCCATTGGCAAAACGTGATTTGGAAGATGGAAGAGTAGGGATATTTGTGCTTCCCCAAGATCAAGATGTGGAAAAAGCCATCGCCGTTATAGGGAATGTCCCAACATTAGAAAGTGCGGTTCATATGTCATCTGAAGCTCCAAAAAGAAGGAGAGATGTGAGATGATTTTGGAAAGTTATATTCTTGCTGTTATTACAACAACGCCAGAAAAATTTGCTGGAGGAGCGCCGCTATTTGTTTGTGAATCGAAAGAAGAAATGGAGTTTGTTGCAAACAATTTAGAAGCCATTTTAGATGGAATTGCTCATCGCTTACAAGAGAATGTATATATTATTGTGAAACATTAGTAACGTATGATATAATATGAGATGTTTTGATATAATGAGAAATATTCTGGAATGCAAATCCCTTCTTGCACAAAGAAGGGTTTTTTACATAATAAACAGAAGCAAGTTGAAAGGATGAGAGCATATGCCAAAACCAGTAGTGGCAATAGTGGGACGCCCGAACGTAGGGAAATCCACTATTTTTAATAGAATTGTTGGAGAAAGAATTTCTATTGTTGAAGATATTCCGGGAGTAACACGAGATCGTATTTATAGTGCCGGAGAATGGTTAAATCATGAATTTAACATTATTGATACAGGTGGAATTGATATTGGAGACGAGCCATTTTTGACACAAATTCGTCAACAAGCAGAAGTAGCGATTGACGAAGCGGACGTTATCATTTTTATGACAAATGGCCGCGACGGTGTAACGGCAGCTGATGAGGAAGTAGCGAAAATTTTATACCGCTCTAATAAACCTGTTGTACTTGCGGTAAATAAAGTAGATAATCCAGAGATGCGCAATGAAATTTATGACTTTTATGCATTAGGATTTGGAGAGCCGTTCCCAATTTCAGGTACACATGGGTTAGGGCTAGGGGATTTACTTGATGAAGTAGCGCAGCATTTTCCTAAAGTAGAGGAAGAAGAATATGATGATGAAACGATCCGTTTCTGTCTCATTGGTCGTCCAAATGTAGGGAAATCATCACTTGTCAATGCGCTTCTTGGTCAAGAACGTGTTATTGTAAGTAATGTGGCAGGAACAACGCGTGATGCTGTCGATACGCCATATACGAAAGATGGCCAAGATTATGTCATTATTGATACAGCTGGAATGCGTAAAAAAGGGAAAGTGTATGAGAGTACCGAAAAGTATAGTGTACTTCGTGCATTACGAGCAATTGAACGCTCTGATGTTGTCTTAGTCGTATTAGACGGCGAAGAAGGAATTATTGAACAAGATAAAAAGATTGCTGGATATGCGCATGATTCAGGACGAGCTGTTGTGATCGTTGTGAACAAGTGGGATGCAGTGAAAAAAGATGAGAAGACAATGAAGGCGTTTGAAGATAATATTCGTGCTCATTTCCAATTCTTAGATTACGCTCCGATTGTATTTTTATCTGCAAAAACGAAAAAGCGTACGCAAACATTGCTGCCAGTTATTAATCAGGTGAGCGAGAGCCATAACATCCGTGTACAAACGAATGTATTAAATGATGTCATTATGGATGCGGTAGCGATGAACCCAACGCCAACACATAACGGTAGCCGATTGAAAATTTTCTATGCAACACAAGTAGCGGTGAAACCACCAACATTTGTTGTGTTTGTAAATGATCCAGAATTAATGCACTTTTCATATGAGCGTTTCTTGAAGAACCGTCTTCGCGAATCGTTCGGATTTGTAGGAACGCCAATTCGAATTATTGCTAGAGCAAGAGACTAATGGAGAGGATGTGATTTTATGACAAAAATCACAGTAATAGGAGCAGGTAGCTGGGGGACAGCGTTAGCGATGGTATTAGCTGACAATGGTCATGATGTACGAATTTGGGGGAATCGTCCTGAGCTTATGGATGAAATAAATACAAAGCACGAGAATAAACGATATCTTCCGGGGATTACATTGCCAAGCACAATCGTAGCCTACTCTTCTTTAGAAGAAGCGTTAGTGGATGTAAGTACGGTACTTTTAGTTGTACCAACGAAAGCGTACCGAGAAGTACTGCAAGATATGAAAAAAGTGATTTCAGGACCAATGACTTGGATTCATGCAAGTAAAGGAATTGAACCTGGAACATCAAAACGAATTTCAGAGATGATTGAAGAAGAAATTCCAGAACATCTTATTCGAGATGTTGTTGTGTTATCAGGGCCAAGCCATGCGGAGGAAGTTGCTCTTCGCCAAGCGACAACAGTTACTTCGGCTGCGAAGCGGATGGAAGCAGCTGAAGAAGTACAAGATTTATTTATGAACCATTATTTTCGAGTATATACGAACCCGGATATTATCGGAGTAGAACTTGGTGGAGCGTTAAAGAATATTATTGCGCTAGCTGCTGGGATTACAGATGGACTTGGGTTAGGTGATAATGCGAAGGCAGCTTTAATGACACGCGGATTAACGGAAATTGCCCGTCTAGGAAGAAAGATGGGCGGGAATCCTTTAACATTTGCAGGCTTAACAGGAATGGGTGACTTAATTGTGACTTGTACAAGTGTGCATAGCCGCAACTGGCGAGCTGGAAATATGCTCGGTAAAGGACATTCTTTAGAGGAAGTACTCGATAGTATGGGAATGGTCGTTGAAGGGGTTAGAACGACAAAAGCTGCTTATGAATTAGCAGAAAAAATGGAAGTTGAAATGCCAATTACAGCGGCTTTATATGATGTATTATTTAATGGGAAAAACGTGAAAGATGCAGTTGGTTCATTAATGGGCCGTGTTCGTAAGCATGAAGTTGAAGCGATACCTGATTTATCTCGCTAAGTCTCTCGCTTCAAGAATGAGGAACAGTCCGATTGGTGAAGGTTAATAATCAGCGGGGACACTGATTCAAGTTCAAGTGTCACTCTATCTTAAAAAAAGCGACAAAAGTGCAAATACACTTTTGTCGCTTTTTTTATAGGTTCTTTCACCATTTTTTCTTTTTTGCATAGGATAAAGAGTAACTTGAGGAGAGGGTGAAGGAAAATGGATCATAACATTTTCAATAACATTGAGAAAGAAGCGAAAGTGAACAAAGAAGATATTTTTAAATTAGCATCATCTGTGCAAAATGCCAATTTACGAGATGAGAAAGTGCTGCGTCAATTAATTCATCAAGTGGGAGCAATAGCAGGGCGCGAAGTACCAAAAGAACAGGAAGATCAAATTGTAAAAGCGATTATTAATAATAATATGCCAACAGACTTTAACTCGCTAAGCAAAATGTTTAAAAAATAAAGGATAGGAAACACAGTGTTTATCGATTGCATATAATAGTTTTGAAAAATGGGAATAGAGGGCTGTTTGGGGCGTATTTGGTCAACCGAAGTGAATCCGTTCACTTCGGTTTTATAGTGTTATTTTTTGAAAAACATGTTATAGAAATGAAAATAAAAGGTTAGGAAGAGCAATTGGTAATAAAAAAATATATTTGTTTAAATTTTTTAATTTGTTAAAATAATATAAAAACCATTAATGAATAAAGAGGTGTGTATATGTCTGAGGGGCTTATGAAAATGTGGTTTTCTTTGGGGGCAATGGGGTTTATGTTCATTGCAGTTATCTTTATTTTGCTGAGTCGGCATAAAATAAAGAATAAATTTTTGAAAGGGGTTACAGCTAGTATTGCGTATACACTTATGATTGTATCTGGCATTGTTATTTTTCTTGTTGTGTTTAGCGGACCGGTGGAGCAATAAAGAGAACATTATTTTTTAATAGGTGCTCACCAATCCTACGTAATAATATAGCGACTTTCGAAAGGATAACGATGAAGAAAAGAAGGTTAGCAAGGGCATAAAGGGTGAATGTTTCATGAAAAAAATTTATATTATTTTAATATTTTGCTGTACAAGCATGTTAGTTGGATGTATGTACCCGCGAGAAAATATGAAGCGAAACGAAGTTCCTTATGAAGATCAATTACAAATGGTTCAAAAGGCAGTTGATACATATAAGGAACAAAATAATGGGCTACTTCCTATTAAGACGCGTGACATGAATACACCACTATATCAGAAATATCCTATTGATTTTCAAAAAATAGCACCGCGTTATATACCGGAGGCACCGGGAAATGCTTATGAAAGCGGTGGTGTATATCAATATGTATTGGTGGATGTTGAAACAAATCCAATGGTAAAATTAATTGATGTAAGAATGGCAGAGAAAATTCGTGATATTACGCTAAAATTGCGGATGTATCGTGATGAACATCAGTATCCTCCTTATAAAAAAGTGATTGCTGATGGAGTATATGAACTTGACTTTAAGAAGATGGGGTATAAAGATGTACCACAGGTAACGAGTCCTTACTCTGGAAAAGGTTTACCGCTTGTCATCAATGAAAAAGGACAAATATTTGTCGATTATCGAATGGATTTATATGAAATGCTGCAAAAAAACAAAGGGACTGCTAAGGAGGGAGACGATATTCGAAATATGCTATTTAAGGATTCGCCGTTTGTACCTGCTTATTCTCTACCTTATACAGTAAAAGATGGAGAACCAATTTTTTTTAAATGATAAGTCATGAACCTTTCTTTTGGCGAATAAGTTCTAAAAGAAAGGTTTTTTCATGTAATCCAACTTATGATATAAACAAAAAGTTTTTTTTAAATAGTCATATGAAATTAGGACAAAATCATATGATATATTATCCGAATCTCTATAATATCTAAGATATTCATAGAGAACAGCATATGCATGGTTCGTTCATGGAAAATGAATTATTCCCAAAAATCTTGAGGGAGGGAATCACTTGGAAAAGGTAGATATTTTTAAAGACATTGCTGAGCGCACAGGCGGTGATATTTATTTTGGGGTGGTAGGAGCTGTTCGAACTGGAAAATCAACGTTTATTAAGAAATTTATGGAATTAGTTGTTATTCCAAACATTGAAAATGAATCTGATCGTCAACGTGCACAAGATGAATTACCCCAAAGTGCTGCTGGACGTACCATTATGACAACTGAACCAAAATTTGTTCCAAACCAAGCGGTTTCCATACAAGTTGATGACGGTCTTGAGGTAAACGTTCGGTTAGTAGATTGTGTGGGATATACAGTTCCTGGAGCGAAAGGCTATGAGGATGAGAATGGTCCGCGCATGATTCATACACCTTGGTATGAAGAACCGATTCCATTTCATGAAGCTGCAGAAATTGGAACGCGTAAAGTGATTCAGGAACATTCTACTATTGGGGTTGTCATTACAACTGATGGAACGATTGGTGAAATTCCAAGGCGCGACTATATAGAAGCAGAAGAACGAGTTGTAAATGAGTTAAAAGAAGTTGGAAAACCATTTATCATGATTATTAATACAGTACAGCCATATCATCCAGATACAGAGCAGTTACGACAAAGCTTATCTGAAGAATATGATATTCCCGTTATTGCGATGAGTGTGGAGAGTTTAAGAGAAACAGATGTATATAATGTACTTCGTGAAGCACTATTTGAATTTCCTGTCTTAGAGGTGAATGTTAATCTTCCAAGCTGGGTGATGGTATTAAATGAGGGGCATTGGTTACGAAAAAGTTATCAAGAGGCTGTTCAAGAAACGGTAAAAGATATAAAACGACTTCGTGATGTAGATCGTGTCGTTTGGCAGTTTAGTCAATACGAATTCATTGATCGAGCAAGTTTAGCAGGAATTGATATGGGGCAAGGGGTAGCAGAAATTGATTTATATGCACCAGATGAATTATATGATCAAATTCTAAAGGAAGTTGTAGGAGTAGAAATTAGAGGGAAAGATCATTTATTAAAGCTCATGCTAGACTTCTCTCATGCCAAAACAGAATATGACCAGGTGTCAGATGCTTTACGAATGGTAAAGCAAACGGGTTATGGTGTGGCGGCTCCAGCTTTAACAGATATGAGCTTAGATGAACCGGAAATCATTCGCCACGGTTCACGATTTGGTGTTAAGTTAAAGGCTGTTGCGCCATCTATTCATATGATTAAAGTGGATGTTGAATCTACATTTGAGCCCATTATCGGTACAGAGAAGCAAAGTGAAGAACTTGTGCGTTATTTAATGCAAGATTTTGAGGATGATCCGCTATCAATATGGAATTCTGATATTTTTGGGCGTTCACTTAGCTCGATTGTTCGTGAAGGAATTCAAGCAAAATTATCATTAATGCCAGAAAATGCCCGCTATAAATTGAAAGAAACATTAGAGAGAATTATTAACGAAGGATCTGGTGGATTAATTGCGATTATATTATAATGAAAATCCCTCTGCGTGCAGAGGGATTTTACACTTTGGTAGAGTATATACTTGAAAAATAAATAGTCATTATCTAATACTTTATTGTATATTGTCAAGTTTCAACAGATTTTCGCATTTTCAGAGCAACAAATTCCTTAAAAATATTGAATTATAAAGAAGAATCGTATAATATAGGCGTTGATAATGATTTATCTACGTCTTTGTAGTATAGAATTTGTAAAAATTGCCTACAAATGAAAGTAAGACTCATTTTATGATCATTATACAGTCTTATCTTTGGGAGGAGGTGAATGGCATGAACAAGACAGATTTAATCAATGCTGTTGCAGAAGCAAGTTCCCTTTCTAAAAAGGACGCAACAAAAGCAGTTGACGCTGTTTTTGATTCTATCTTAGAAGCTTTAAAACAAGGTGACAAAGTACAATTGATCGGATTTGGTAATTTCGAAGTTCGTGAGCGTGCGGCTCGTAAAGGTCGCAATCCACAAACTGGTGAGGAAATTGAAATCGCGGCAAGTAAAGTACCTGCATTTAAACCTGGTAAAGCGTTAAAAGATGCGGTTAAATAATCCTTACATATTACAGGGAAGAAGAGTTTCCTTTTAGGAGGCTCTTCTTTTTGCTTTTAAAAACATAAATATGCTAGAATGTGTTCGTATCATTTTTAGGTTTCTTGGGAGGGCTAGCGGATGGCAAAAGTTAACTTAGAGCAAATTGAACATGCAGTGCGCCTTATTTTAGAGGCGATTGGTGATGATCCAAATCGTGAGGGAGTACTGGATACACCAAGACGAGTTGCAA
The window above is part of the Bacillus cytotoxicus NVH 391-98 genome. Proteins encoded here:
- a CDS encoding stage VI sporulation protein F, with product MDHNIFNNIEKEAKVNKEDIFKLASSVQNANLRDEKVLRQLIHQVGAIAGREVPKEQEDQIVKAIINNNMPTDFNSLSKMFKK
- the der gene encoding ribosome biogenesis GTPase Der — translated: MPKPVVAIVGRPNVGKSTIFNRIVGERISIVEDIPGVTRDRIYSAGEWLNHEFNIIDTGGIDIGDEPFLTQIRQQAEVAIDEADVIIFMTNGRDGVTAADEEVAKILYRSNKPVVLAVNKVDNPEMRNEIYDFYALGFGEPFPISGTHGLGLGDLLDEVAQHFPKVEEEEYDDETIRFCLIGRPNVGKSSLVNALLGQERVIVSNVAGTTRDAVDTPYTKDGQDYVIIDTAGMRKKGKVYESTEKYSVLRALRAIERSDVVLVVLDGEEGIIEQDKKIAGYAHDSGRAVVIVVNKWDAVKKDEKTMKAFEDNIRAHFQFLDYAPIVFLSAKTKKRTQTLLPVINQVSESHNIRVQTNVLNDVIMDAVAMNPTPTHNGSRLKIFYATQVAVKPPTFVVFVNDPELMHFSYERFLKNRLRESFGFVGTPIRIIARARD
- a CDS encoding HU family DNA-binding protein, producing the protein MNKTDLINAVAEASSLSKKDATKAVDAVFDSILEALKQGDKVQLIGFGNFEVRERAARKGRNPQTGEEIEIAASKVPAFKPGKALKDAVK
- a CDS encoding DUF2768 domain-containing protein, coding for MSEGLMKMWFSLGAMGFMFIAVIFILLSRHKIKNKFLKGVTASIAYTLMIVSGIVIFLVVFSGPVEQ
- a CDS encoding NAD(P)H-dependent glycerol-3-phosphate dehydrogenase; protein product: MTKITVIGAGSWGTALAMVLADNGHDVRIWGNRPELMDEINTKHENKRYLPGITLPSTIVAYSSLEEALVDVSTVLLVVPTKAYREVLQDMKKVISGPMTWIHASKGIEPGTSKRISEMIEEEIPEHLIRDVVVLSGPSHAEEVALRQATTVTSAAKRMEAAEEVQDLFMNHYFRVYTNPDIIGVELGGALKNIIALAAGITDGLGLGDNAKAALMTRGLTEIARLGRKMGGNPLTFAGLTGMGDLIVTCTSVHSRNWRAGNMLGKGHSLEEVLDSMGMVVEGVRTTKAAYELAEKMEVEMPITAALYDVLFNGKNVKDAVGSLMGRVRKHEVEAIPDLSR
- a CDS encoding YIEGIA family protein; the protein is MTEYTPAILCGVIAGTITRIFMLRTDTRQYPTRLHGKIIHIAMGLIAAALGAIAIPSILKKDFSAITFLTLAASQFRDVRNMERNTLQQLDGYELVPRGHTYIEGIALVFESRNYLAMLTSFVTTLTYIGFRSWVAGIIAGIVCFFIAKILMSGKRLRDLVEIEHVPLRFEGVGLYIDNIYMMNIGLPARQEEIMKYGMGFILKPKSIDARVTISNLGQRQAILHDVSVALGIFRDSGTPALVPLAKRDLEDGRVGIFVLPQDQDVEKAIAVIGNVPTLESAVHMSSEAPKRRRDVR
- a CDS encoding capping complex subunit for YIEGIA encodes the protein MILESYILAVITTTPEKFAGGAPLFVCESKEEMEFVANNLEAILDGIAHRLQENVYIIVKH
- the spoIVA gene encoding stage IV sporulation protein A, which codes for MEKVDIFKDIAERTGGDIYFGVVGAVRTGKSTFIKKFMELVVIPNIENESDRQRAQDELPQSAAGRTIMTTEPKFVPNQAVSIQVDDGLEVNVRLVDCVGYTVPGAKGYEDENGPRMIHTPWYEEPIPFHEAAEIGTRKVIQEHSTIGVVITTDGTIGEIPRRDYIEAEERVVNELKEVGKPFIMIINTVQPYHPDTEQLRQSLSEEYDIPVIAMSVESLRETDVYNVLREALFEFPVLEVNVNLPSWVMVLNEGHWLRKSYQEAVQETVKDIKRLRDVDRVVWQFSQYEFIDRASLAGIDMGQGVAEIDLYAPDELYDQILKEVVGVEIRGKDHLLKLMLDFSHAKTEYDQVSDALRMVKQTGYGVAAPALTDMSLDEPEIIRHGSRFGVKLKAVAPSIHMIKVDVESTFEPIIGTEKQSEELVRYLMQDFEDDPLSIWNSDIFGRSLSSIVREGIQAKLSLMPENARYKLKETLERIINEGSGGLIAIIL